In the genome of Streptomyces violaceoruber, the window AGCCTGGTGGGGGTGCCGTGCAACCTGCTGGCGGAGTTCGCGGTGGTCCCGGCCACCGTGCTCGGCTTCGCGGCCCTGGCGACGGCGCCGGCGGCGATGCCCCTGGCCAAGAGCCTGGCCTGGTGCGGGAGCTGGCCGGCCGAGTGGATCGCGGAGATCGCCCGCACCGGGGCCGCGCTGCCCGGCGCGGGAGTGGACTGGCCGGGCAGCTGGGCCGGGGCGGCGCTGCTCGCCCTCGTCACGGTAGGCGTGCTGCTGGCAGGCCGACGCTTGCTGCGGCACCCCTGGTGGTGCGGCGCCTGCGCGCTGCTCCTGATCCTCGTCGTGGTGCAACCGCCCCCGCTGGCCCGGCTGATCAAGGGGTGGCCCCCGCCGGGGTGGCGGATGGTGATGTGCGACGTGGGCCAGGGGGACGCGCTGGTCCTCGCGGCGGGCGAGGGGACGGGCGTGGTCGTGGACGCGGGCCCCGACCCCGCCCTCGTCGACCACTGCCTGCGCGCCCTCGGCATCACCCGCGTGCCCCTCGTCCTGCTGACCCACTTCCACGCCGACCACGTGGCCGGGCTGCCCGGGGTGCTGCGGGGCCGCACGGTGGGCGCGATCGAGACGACCGCCCTCGAAGAGCCCGCGGACCAGGCCGAGTTCGTCCGCCGACAGGCGAGGGCCCGGCGCATCCCCGTGCGGCACGCGGCCACCGGCGAGCAGCGACGCTCCGGCCCGCTGTCCTGGCAGGTGGTCTGGCCCCCGCCGAGCCCCCCGGCCAGCACCGCACCGGGCACGGAGGGCGGCCCCAACGACGCCAGCGTCACCCTCCTGGTCCGGACGGCGGGCATGCGCGTGCTCCTGCTCGGCGACCTGGAGCCCCCGGCCCAGCGGGAGCTGGCCCGCTCCCCGGCGGCAGCGGCGCTGAAGGACGTCGACGTGCTGAAGGTGGCCCACCACGGCTCGGCCCACCAGGACTTCGCGTTCCTGCGCCGGATCGCCCCGCGTCTGGCGCTCATCAGCTGCGGCGAGGACAACACCTACGGCCACCCGGCACCCGGCACCGTCGCGGCACTGCGCGCCCAGGGAGCGACGGTGCTGCGCACGGACCGGAGCGGTTCGGTGGCGGTCGCGGGGAGGGGGAGGGAGCTGCGGGTGGCGGGCGACTGAGGGCATGGATTCGGTCCCGGCCGATGCCTGCCTCCGCCGGCTGGGCAGGTGGATCCCGGGGGACGTTCGGGGTGGTCGAGGCAGGGCCGGACGCGGCGGGGGTGCGGTGCGGACTCTGCTCCCCGGGCGGGGCCGGACACGGCGGGGGTGCGGTGCGGACCCGGCGCCCCGGGCGGGGCCGGCCCGGCCGCGTCCGGCGCCTGGTGGCACAGCACCTCCCCGGTCGCACTTCGGCCGGTCGCCGGTCCATGCCCCCTGTGTCCCGGCTGTGAGAAATCCCGCCCGTTGCGGTGAAACCGGAGCACACGGGTCCAGTCCCGGCCACTCCCAGCACATGCGACGGTTTCCCGCGATGTGGCCCCGTGTTGCCTCGAAAGCCACATCGGTGATCGAATGTTTCTCCGTCAACTAGATTTCCGATGTCGTGCAGAGGGTGTCGCAAATGATCGGCCGCTTGCTGGGAAGCCGAACGAAGCGGATGCAACGGACGGGTCCCCTGGCGGCGGTGCACACCCCGCCGGACGCGGGAGTGCTGAGCTGCCGCGTCCTCGACCCCGTCAACGCCCCGGTGACCCATGCGGAGTTCACGGTCAGCGACGCCATGGGGCGCAAGGTGGTCGGCGGCGGTACGGACCCCTTCGGGTCGTTCGTGGCAACGGTGCCCGCGGGGGAGTACCGGCTCGCCGTGTCCGCCGAGGGCTACACCCCGTACCGGGCCTCCGTGACGGTCGCCGAGGACACGCTGGCCTCGCTCGGGGACGTGACGTTGCAGGTGGCGCAGCCGCCGGAGCTGCCCGCGCCGGGTGACTGGGAGATCGAGCCGGCCCACTCCTCGATCGCCTTCACCGCGCGGCACATCGGGCTGGCCCGGATCCACGGCCGGTTCAACTCCTTCGCGGGCGCGGTGCGCATCGCCGACGACATGGAGCAGTCGGCGATGCACGTCGTGATCGACGCGGCCTCCATCGACACCAACGTGAAGATGCGCGACGACCACCTGCGGTCGGCCGACTTCCTTGACGTGCAGCGCTACCCGACCCTGGAGTTCTACAGCGACCGGTTCGCGCACCGCGGCGGCAACCGCTGGGCCGTCACCGGGGCGCTGTCCCTGCACGGTGTGACGCGCACGGTCACCCTGGACACCGAGTACCTCGGACTCGGCAACGGCATGGAGGGCGAGACGCGGGCGGCCTGCCGCGCCACCACCGAGCTGCACCGCGACGACTTCACGGTGAGCTGGCAGACGATGCTGGCCCGCGGCATCGCCGTGGTGGGCCCCAGCATCCGCATCGACCTCGACGTGCAGACGGTGCCCAAGGGCTGACCGTGCCCGGGGCTGACCGACAATGGCATCCGTGAGCGACGTGAGACATGTACTGGTGCTGCCCGACCGCGACGCCGCGGAGCAGGCCGCCCAGGAACTCGGCGAGCGGTTCGGGACCGACGAGGAACCGCGGATCCTGAGGGACGCCCTGGCCGGCGAGGACGACGCCGAGGACGCCCAGTGGCTCGTCCTCCTGCACGACGAGCGGGAAGCGCTGGACCCCGGTGAACTGGACGCGTTCGCGGGGGAGTGGGAGGGCTGGCGCGAGGAGCCCTAAGCCGCGGGGCCCGTCCGGCAGCGGCCCGTCCGGCGTTGTCAGTCGTGCGTGCGATGCTTGTCGCGATGGCCAGGAAGACTGCGAACGACGACCCTCTCGCCCCGGTGACCCTTGCCGTGGGCCAGGAGGACCTCCTGCTCGACCGTGCCGTGCAGGAGGTGGTGGCCGCCGCGAAGGCCGCCGACGCCGACACGGACGTACGCGACCTCACCCCCGACCAGCTGCAGCCCGGCACCCTCGCCGAGCTGACCAGCCCCTCGCTCTTCGCCGAGCGCAAAGTCGTGGTCGTACGCAATGCGCAGGACCTGTCCGCCGACACGGTCAAGGACGTCAAGGCCTACCTCGGCGCCCCCGCCGAGGAGATCACCCTCGTCCTGCTGCACGCGGGCGGCGCCAAGGGCAAGGGCGTCCTCGACGCCGGCCGCAAGGCGGGGGCGCGCGAGGTGGCCTGCCCGAAGATGACCAAGCCCGCCGACCGGCTGGCCTTCGTGCGCGCGGAGTTCCGCACGGCCGGGCGGTCGGCCACGCCCGAGGCCTGCCAGGCCCTGGTCGACGCGATCGGCAGCGACCTCAGGGAGCTGGCCTCGGCGGTGTCCCAGCTGACCGCCGACGTCGAGGGGACCGTCGACGAGGCGGTCGTCGGGCGGTACTACACCGGGCGGGCGGAGGCCTCCAGCTTCACGGTCGCCGACCGGGCGGTCGAGGGACGCGCGGCGGAGGCGCTGGAGGCGCTGCGCTGGTCGCTGGCGACCGGAGTGGCGCCGGTGCTGATCACCAGCGCGCTCGCCCAGGGCGTGCGGGCCATCGGCAAGCTGTCCTCCGCCCGCGGCGGACGCCCCGCCGACCTCGCCCGCGAGCTGGGGATGCCGCCCTGGAAGATCGACCGCGTCCGGCAGCAGATGCGCGGCTGGACCCCGGACGGCGTCTCCGTGGCCCTGCGCGCGGTCGCCGAGGCCGACGCGGGGGTGAAGGGCGGCGGGGACGATCCCGAGTACGCCCTGGAGAAGGCCGTGGTGATCATCGCGCGGGCGGCGCGTTCACGGGGCCGGACCTGACCTCAGGACCCCGGCCTCAAGGCCCCGGCCTCAAGGCCCCGACCTCAGGACCCTGGCCTCAGGGCCTGAGGTCAGGACCCCGCCCCGGGGCGGCACCTCCCGCTCACACCGAAGGCCCCGGCGTCCGTCCTGGGGAAGGACGGCCACCGGGGCCTTCGGATCAAGCTCGCGGATCCATGCCCGCGTGGCGAACGCAGGCCGCGCACGGATCCTGGGTGCCGGACGGGAGCGGATGAGAGAGGGCCCGCTCTGGGTCCTTCCGGCGGTCACACCAGATAAATCCAGACGACGGGTTCAGCCCTTGAGAGCGCCGACCTTCTGCGCCAGCGCCGACTTCTTGTTGGCGGCCTGGTTCTTGTGGATGACGCCCTTGGAGACGGCCTTGTCGAGCTCGCGCGAAGCGACGCGCTGGAACTCGGTGGCCTTCTCGACGTCACCCGCGGCGGCGGCCTCGCGGGCCTTGCGGATCGCGGTCTTCAGAGAGGACTTGACCGACTTGTTGCGCAGCCGGGCCTTCTCGTTGGTCTTGTTCCGCTTGATCTGGGACTTGATGTTCGCCACGAATGAGCCTTTGCAGGTTCAGGCACGAGGCCGCGAGGGTCCCGTGCCGATGATTTCTTGAAGGAGTGCCTCGAGCTGAGAGGGCAAGAGACACAGCCACCCACACTACCAGCGGCCCGTCGAGGGTCCCAAACCCATCCCGGGTCGCCACCCGTGGGACCATGGAGGCTACGTATCGATCCGACCCGAGACCCGAGACCGCAGACACTGCGGACGCCTCAAGAATCAGGACCCTGCGTGCCCGCGATCCCCAGCCATGTGCCCGAGCCGAGCCGTACCGACCCGGCGCTGATCCGCAACTTCTGCATCATCGCGCACATCGACCACGGCAAGTCCACGCTCGCCGACCGGATGCTCCAGCTGACCGGTGTGGTCGAGCAGCGGCAGATGCGCGCCCAGTACCTCGACCGCATGGACATCGAGCGCGAGCGCGGCATCACGATCAAGTCCCAGGCGGTGCGCTTGCCATGGGCCCCGTCCCACGACAAGGGCGCCACGCACATCCTCAACATGATCGACACCCCGGGGCACGTCGACTTCACCTACGAGGTGTCGCGGTCGCTGGCCGCCTGCGAGGGCACCATCCTCCTCGTCGACGCCGCCCAGGGCATCGAGGCCCAGACCCTCGCCAACCTGTACCTGGCGATGGAGAACGACCTCACGATCATCCCCGTGCTGAACAAGATCGACCTGCCGGCCGCGCAGCCCGAGAAGTTCGCCGAGGAGCTGGCCAACCTGGTCGGCTGCGACCCCGACGACGTGCTCAAGGTCTCCGCCAAGACCGGCCTCGGCGTCGACGTGCTGCTCGACAAGGTCGTCGCCGAGGTCCCGGCCCCGGTCGGCGTCAAGGACGCCCCCGCCCGCGCGATGATCTTCGACTCCGTCTACGACTCGTACCGCGGCGTCGTGACGTACGTCCGGGTCATCGACGGCCAGCTCAACAAGCGCGAGCGGATCCGGATGATGTCCACCGGCGCCACGCACGAGCTGCTGGAGATCGGCACCAACTCGCCGGAGATGCTCTCCGCCGACGGCCTCGGCGTCGGCGAGGTGGGGTACCTGATCACCGGTGTGAAGGACGTCCGCCAGTCCAAGGTCGGCGACACCGTCACCAGCCAGCACAAGGGCGCCACGGAGGCGCTCGGCGGCTACAAGGACCCCAGGCCCATGGTCTTCTCCGGCCTGTATCCGCTGGACGGCTCCGACTACCCCGAGCTGCGCGAGGCGCTGGACAAGCTCCAGCTCAACGACGCCGCCCTGGTCTACGAGCCGGAGACCTCCGCCGCCCTCGGCTTCGGCTTCCGCGTCGGCTTCCTCGGCCTGCTCCACCTCGACGTGATCCGCGAGCGGCTGGAGCGCGAGTTCGGCCTCGACCTCATCGCCACCGCGCCCAACGTGGTCTACCGCGTGATCATGGAGGACGGCACCGAGCACACCGTCACCAACCCGAGCGAGTTCCCCGAAGGCAAGATCAACGAGGTGTACGAGCCGGTCGTGCGCGCCACGATCCTCGCGCCGACCGAGTTCATCGGCTCGATCATGGAGCTGTGCCAGACCCGGCGCGGCACCCTGCTCGGCATGGACTACCTCTCCGAGGACCGGGTGGAGATCCGCTACACCCTGCCCCTCGCGGAGATCGTCTTCGACTTCTTCGACCAGCTGAAGTCGAAGACGCGCGGCTACGCCTCGCTCGACTACGAGCCCACCGGCGAGCAGACCTCCAGCCTGGTCAAGGTCGACATCCTGCTGCACGGCGACAAGGTGGACGCCTTCTCGGCGATCACCCACAAGGACGCGGCGTACGCGTACGGCGTACGGCTGGTCGCCAAGCTGCGCGAGCTGATCCCGCGCCAGGCCTTCGAGGTGCCCATCCAGGCCGCCATCGGCTCCCGGGTCATCGCCCGCGAGACCATCCGCGCCATCCGCAAGGACGTCCTCGCCAAGTGCTACGGCGGTGACATCTCCCGCAAGCGGAAGCTGCTGGAGAAGCAGAAGGAAGGCAAGAAGCGGATGAAGATGGTGGGTTCCGTGGAGGTTCCTCAGGAGGCCTTCATCGCCGTCCTGTCCAGCGACGACAGCGCGGGGTCGGGCAAGGGCAAGAAGTAACCGCCACGCCGCATGCCAAGTCCGGGCGAAACGGGCATCGAGGGGCCCGTCGTGCGAAAGTGCGGCGGGTCTCTTCGCATGTCACGGGCAGGCGTCTGTAGGAAATGACAGGGCGCGGGCTCTTACGCGGGGGCCGGTCGCCCTTTACCCTGATGCCTGCCCCGTAGTTACTCGTGAGTTAAACAAGTGATCGGACAACGGTCCGCGTCACCGCCTCAGCACCGTTGAACACCGCCCGAGAGTGAACCAGCCACACCTGAGCCAGCCGCAACGAGCCAGCCGCACCGTCGCGGGCCCGGAGGATGTCGTGAGCGACACACAGACACTGATCGAGAACCGTCCGCCCTCCGTGGCGGGACTCTTCCTGGAGCGGGTGGCCGCCACGCCGGACGCCGAGGCGTACCGCTACCCGGTGCCGCCGGCCGCGGGCGAGGGCCCCGACGACTGGAAGTCGCTGACCTGGGCGCAGGCCGCCGAGCGGGTCTACGCGATCGCGGCCGGCCTGGTCGAGCTGGGCGTGCAGCCGGAGCAGCGGGTGGCGCTGGCCTCCTCCACCCGCTTGGAGTGGATCCTCGCCGACCTCGGCATCATGTGCGCGGGCGCGGCGACGACCACCGTCTACCCGCAGACCAACGCCGGCGAATCGGCGTACATCCTCTCCGACTCCGAGAGCCGGGTGCTGATCGCGGAGGACGCCGCGCAGCTCGCCAAGGCGAAGGAGAAGAAGGCGGAGCTGCCCGACCTCACCCACGTGGTCGTGGTCGACGCGACCGGCGCGGACACCTCCGAGGACTGGGTCCTCACCCTCGACGAGCTGGAGCGCCGGGGCGCGGCCCGCCTGGAGAAGGACCCGCAGCTCATCAAGGAGCGGGTCGGCGCGCTCACCAAGGACCAGCTCGCCACCCTCATCTACACCTCCGGCACCACCGGCCGGCCCAAGGGCGTCCGGCTCCCGCACGACTGCTGGTCGTACATGGCCAAGGCGATCGCCGCGACCGGCCTGGTCACCAAGGACGACGTGCAGTACCTGTGGCTGCCGCTCGCCCACGTCTTCGGCAAGGTGCTGACCTCCGGCCAGATCGAGGCCGGTCACGTCACCGCCGTCGACGGCCGCGTCGACAAGATCATCGAGAACCTGCCGGTCGTGCAGCCGACCTACATGGCGGCCGTCCCCCGCATCTTCGAGAAGGTCTACAACGGCGTCGCCGCCAAGGCCCGCGCGGGCGGCGGGGCCAAGTACAAGATCTTCCAGTGGGCCGCCGGGATCGCCCGCGAGTACGCCAAGGTCACCCAGGACAACTTCAAGCGCACCGGCACCGCGAGCGCCCCCGCCGGCCTGCGCACCAAGCACGCCGTCGCCGACCGGCTCGTCTACGCCAAGATCCGCGAGGCCTTCGGCGGCCGCCTGCGCGCCTGCGTCTCGGGGTCGGCCGCCCTCGCGCCCGAGATCGGCTACTTCTTCGCCGGCGCCGGCATCCACATCCTGGAGGGCTACGGCCTCACCGAGTCCTCCGCCGCCTCCTTCGTCAACCCCGGCGAGGCCTACCGCACCGGCACCGTCGGCAAGCCGCTGCCCGGCACCGAGGTGCGCATCGCGGACGACGGCGAGATCCTGCTGCGCGGCCCCGGCATCATGGAGGGCTACCACAAGCTGCCCGAGAAGACGGCCGAGGTCCTGGAGGCCGACGGCTGGTTCCACACCGGCGACATCGGCGAGCTGTCGCCCGACGGCTACCTGCGCATCACCGACCGCAAGAAGGACCTCATCAAGACGTCCGGCGGCAAGTACATCGCGCCGGCCGAGGTCGAGGGCCAGTTCAAGGCGGTCTGCCCCTACGTCTCCAACATCCTGGTGCACGGCGCCGACCG includes:
- the rpsT gene encoding 30S ribosomal protein S20, translating into MANIKSQIKRNKTNEKARLRNKSVKSSLKTAIRKAREAAAAGDVEKATEFQRVASRELDKAVSKGVIHKNQAANKKSALAQKVGALKG
- a CDS encoding AMP-dependent synthetase/ligase, which translates into the protein MSDTQTLIENRPPSVAGLFLERVAATPDAEAYRYPVPPAAGEGPDDWKSLTWAQAAERVYAIAAGLVELGVQPEQRVALASSTRLEWILADLGIMCAGAATTTVYPQTNAGESAYILSDSESRVLIAEDAAQLAKAKEKKAELPDLTHVVVVDATGADTSEDWVLTLDELERRGAARLEKDPQLIKERVGALTKDQLATLIYTSGTTGRPKGVRLPHDCWSYMAKAIAATGLVTKDDVQYLWLPLAHVFGKVLTSGQIEAGHVTAVDGRVDKIIENLPVVQPTYMAAVPRIFEKVYNGVAAKARAGGGAKYKIFQWAAGIAREYAKVTQDNFKRTGTASAPAGLRTKHAVADRLVYAKIREAFGGRLRACVSGSAALAPEIGYFFAGAGIHILEGYGLTESSAASFVNPGEAYRTGTVGKPLPGTEVRIADDGEILLRGPGIMEGYHKLPEKTAEVLEADGWFHTGDIGELSPDGYLRITDRKKDLIKTSGGKYIAPAEVEGQFKAVCPYVSNILVHGADRNFCTALIALDELAITEWARENGLAGKPYAEIVAAPATVEMVDGYVRQLNEGLQRWQTIKKFRLLPRDLDVEHGEITPSLKLKRPVVEREYKNLIEEMYEGSREA
- the holA gene encoding DNA polymerase III subunit delta, with the protein product MARKTANDDPLAPVTLAVGQEDLLLDRAVQEVVAAAKAADADTDVRDLTPDQLQPGTLAELTSPSLFAERKVVVVRNAQDLSADTVKDVKAYLGAPAEEITLVLLHAGGAKGKGVLDAGRKAGAREVACPKMTKPADRLAFVRAEFRTAGRSATPEACQALVDAIGSDLRELASAVSQLTADVEGTVDEAVVGRYYTGRAEASSFTVADRAVEGRAAEALEALRWSLATGVAPVLITSALAQGVRAIGKLSSARGGRPADLARELGMPPWKIDRVRQQMRGWTPDGVSVALRAVAEADAGVKGGGDDPEYALEKAVVIIARAARSRGRT
- a CDS encoding YceI family protein gives rise to the protein MIGRLLGSRTKRMQRTGPLAAVHTPPDAGVLSCRVLDPVNAPVTHAEFTVSDAMGRKVVGGGTDPFGSFVATVPAGEYRLAVSAEGYTPYRASVTVAEDTLASLGDVTLQVAQPPELPAPGDWEIEPAHSSIAFTARHIGLARIHGRFNSFAGAVRIADDMEQSAMHVVIDAASIDTNVKMRDDHLRSADFLDVQRYPTLEFYSDRFAHRGGNRWAVTGALSLHGVTRTVTLDTEYLGLGNGMEGETRAACRATTELHRDDFTVSWQTMLARGIAVVGPSIRIDLDVQTVPKG
- the lepA gene encoding translation elongation factor 4 — its product is MPAIPSHVPEPSRTDPALIRNFCIIAHIDHGKSTLADRMLQLTGVVEQRQMRAQYLDRMDIERERGITIKSQAVRLPWAPSHDKGATHILNMIDTPGHVDFTYEVSRSLAACEGTILLVDAAQGIEAQTLANLYLAMENDLTIIPVLNKIDLPAAQPEKFAEELANLVGCDPDDVLKVSAKTGLGVDVLLDKVVAEVPAPVGVKDAPARAMIFDSVYDSYRGVVTYVRVIDGQLNKRERIRMMSTGATHELLEIGTNSPEMLSADGLGVGEVGYLITGVKDVRQSKVGDTVTSQHKGATEALGGYKDPRPMVFSGLYPLDGSDYPELREALDKLQLNDAALVYEPETSAALGFGFRVGFLGLLHLDVIRERLEREFGLDLIATAPNVVYRVIMEDGTEHTVTNPSEFPEGKINEVYEPVVRATILAPTEFIGSIMELCQTRRGTLLGMDYLSEDRVEIRYTLPLAEIVFDFFDQLKSKTRGYASLDYEPTGEQTSSLVKVDILLHGDKVDAFSAITHKDAAYAYGVRLVAKLRELIPRQAFEVPIQAAIGSRVIARETIRAIRKDVLAKCYGGDISRKRKLLEKQKEGKKRMKMVGSVEVPQEAFIAVLSSDDSAGSGKGKK